A segment of the Nostoc sp. TCL26-01 genome:
GAGAGGATCAGCAGCTATATGAGTAACAATGCCTGTTTCGTGACTAATTAGCGTGTCTATACCTTTAAGCAAAGCACCACCACCGGCTAACATGATGCCTCTATCGATAATATCTGCTGCCAGTTCGGGAGGTGTGCGCTCTAATGTCCGCTTCACAGCTTCTATGATGACAGATAAGGGTTCTAGCATACTTTCACGAATTTCTGGCCCTTTTAAGTTGACAGTTCGCGGTAAACCAGAAAGTAGATGTAAGCCTCGGACTTCCATCATGGCATCATCGTCATCATGAGTGGGATAAGCAGAACCAATGCGGATTTTGATATCTTCTGCGGTACGTTCGCCAATCACCAAGTTATGTACTTTTTTCATGTACATAATGATGGACTCAGTGAGTTCATCCCCAGCAATGCGGACTGATTCGCTAATTACTGTTCCTTGAAGACTCAAGACAGCGACTTCTGTTGTTCCGCCACCAATATCAATAATCATGTTACCAGTTGGTTCAGCCACTGGTAAACCTGCACCAATGGCTGCGGCTACTGGTTCATCGATTAAGTATACTTCTCTCGCTCCGGCTTGAGCTGCTGCATCCATGACAGCTCGTCTTTCTACTCCAGTAACGCCACTGGGAATACCAATAACGATCCGGGGTAAAATTAAAGACTTACCATCATTTACTCTTTGAATGAAGCTTTTGAGCATCAGTTCAGCCGTATCGAAATCAGCAATTACTCCATCACGTAAAGGACGGAGAGCAATAACATTTCCTGGTGTGCGGCCTAGCATTTTTTTAGCTTCTTCTCCCACTGCCAAAGCTACCTTTTCATTTTGATCGATAGCTACTACAGAAGGTTCTTGAAGTACAATACCTTTACCAGATACATAAACGAGGGTATTTGCTGTACCAAGGTCGATACCCATATCCCACGATGAGCGAAAGTTCCTAAAAAGACCCACGCGCCTCTACGCCCCCTATTTGTGACACTTCTAGACTACAACTGAATCATGAGAATCGTGCTGGATTCTATTATGTTTTCGATCCTGAGTCCAGCCAAATAGGCAATTATTACTTAGTTTCGGCTTAATCTCAGGTATCTTAGAGCTTACGCAATCAAACTGTTGACGTTGGGAAGTTGTAAGGGTGTGGGGGTATGAGGGTGTAACGGTTGGTAAACCTTGACTTCGATACCCTGGCATCCGTGGCTTCAATCCTCGATTTTCCGGTTCCATGCGTAAGTTTATGTGTTATTTCTTGGGTATTCTGTGACTGTTTAAATATATCCGTATAGTTTTTGAGTTTCTCCTAGTAATTTTGCATACTTTTATACTCTATTTTGTTGTTCAGTTTCTAACACATTTTCAATCAAGTCACAATTCGCTATGATCAAAGTCGGAGTGTAGCAGTACTTATGTACTAAAAGGAACGGATATGAGTATTAATATAGTTACCTTAGTTGGTCGTGTAGGCACTGATCCAGATATTAAATATTTTGAATCTGGTAGTGTCAAATGTAGACTAACATTAGCGGTGAAAAGAAGAAGCCGCAATAGTGATGAACCTGACTGGTTTACACTAGAACTGTGGGATAAGACAGCAGAGATTGCGGGAAATTATGTCCGCAAAGGTAGCTTAATTGGCATTAAAGGTTCCTTAAAGTTTGACTCCTGGAGCGATCGCCAAACCGGAGCCAACCGATCTACACCTATTATTAGGGTAGATCAACTTGAGCTATTAGGTTCAAAACAAGATCGAGATGGTGGTGGGGGCGACTTTGCACCAGAAAATTTTTAGTCGGTCAATGGCCAAGAGTCAATGGTCAAACGTCGCCCCAATGACTAATGACCATTGACTAATGATTAATAGCTAATTTGCAACGTCACTGATGCTTCCACTTGTTGTTCACCGCCAACGATGGGAGTAGAAGCGTCAGCATTGCCGAGTTTGGCAACTTCGGCTCGATACAATACAGGTGGTGGGGGCGGAGTAGCACCACCGATTTGAATACTGACAACTTCTTTGGGTTTTAGTCCCAGAGTATTAAAAACAGCGTTAGCTTGCTGTTGTGCGTCTTGGGTAGCCTCTTTGAGGGCTTGTTGTTTAGCTGAGGCGATCGCTTCATCACTAGCGACAAAGCTGATACTATTAATTTGAGTCGCACCTGCTTTGACTGACTCATCTAGCAATGTACCAGCCTGCTCAGTGGCAACCCGAAAACTGACAGTATTATTAGCCGCATATCCAGTAATGCGTTGGACATTATTGGTGTAACTGTAGACTGGATTCAGGCGAACGCCCGTAGTTTGTAATTTTTCCACATTCCGGCTTTTGAGTAGAGCCACCACAGCCGATGATTTGCGTGCAGCTTCTTGTTGTACTTCCTGGGCAGTCTTCCCTTGAATTTCCACCCCTAAACTCACTTCTGATAAAGTGGTGGGAATTGATTCTACACCGCGACCATTGACAGTCAAGGTACGCCACAACTTCTCTTTTTCTTGTGCCAGCCCAGGCTGTACAAAAGTCACGCATACTAATAACACTAATGGTAAACTCTGCCAAAAGTTGCCAGCAGACAACCGGGAACCGAATAAAGCGGTTCTCACCATAATTTATACTCCTCTGAATTTACACAGATAATTTTGTACAAACGTATTTTAAAGAGGGATGTGAGGGTTTAGGTGTATAAGGGGTGGATATTTGCCTAATATCCTACACCCATGCTCAATATTTCCCTATGCAGTTATCAATACAATTTGTATGTTCTTACTTTGACACTGCCATAGTCAAAAGTGAGAACTGTTACATTTTTGGAAACTGAAAAATTTTCCCAATCATCCGGTTGAAAGCCTTTTATACCATTTCACTTTAATAATGATACAAATACGTGAGTCCGTCAGTCCGTCAGGGATTGTAAATCCCTGTCTCATAGCTAAAGTCCTCTCAAGAGGACTGAATATCAGAGTCCATTTTAATGGACTTAAGCTATGAGACCACCGTTTTAACGGTGGGCGGACAATACCCAACGAGTAAGCTATATGTATCAGGATTTTTGTGAATTGGTATTACATCAGGGAAGTCAAAAGTCAAAAATGAAAACAACAATTTTTCCACTGAATTGGAGCGTTCGCGTAGCGTCTCGTAGAGAAGCGACTTGACTAAATCCCCAAACTCAATTCCCAACTATTGAGTTGGCCGACATCTTGGGGTGCGTAGTCAATTATCCATAACTGCCAATTGCCTTTGGCTGATTGGGAGAGTAATTGTTTAAGGATGGGATGCGATCGCACACTATAATTGGCTTTTAATTCCTTGCGGTTTCCTAATGTCCGATTTTGTAATAAGACTTGTTGATTATTGGGGGCAATTAAATAAATCTCTACATCGCCTAAAAAATCGTGAGTCAGATTCACTGTGATTTGAATATCTTTAACTGCACTTGCATCAGTTACAGCGATCGCACTTTTAATGCCTTGGCGATTGTTATCAGGAATTTGGATCTGGTTGGAATTGCTAAATTTTACTTGTTTACTAGCGCCTAATGCCGTCGCTCGTTGTTGCAACGCTGCTTGTACTGCTCTGGCTGCATTCACTTTGCCATAACCAAACCATTGGGAGTGTCCATTCTCATCATATTTACCTGCTTGTAAACCCAGTTGTGGGTCTGGTTCCGGGTCTACGATTTTATCAGCCGTGGTTTCTAGAATCCGTTTAACTTGTTGGGCAGTTAAGTCAGGATTTGCTGACAAGACTAAAGCTGCTACCCCAGCCACTACAGGCGTAGCACTGGAAGTTCCGCCAAAGTTACTGGTAAAATTACCAGGGGTGTAACCTGCTGCGCCGACAATATCAGTAGTCAGCATTCCCAACCCTTTGAGGGAAGTAGCGATCGTTGGTTGGGTGTATAAGAAACCCTTCTCAGGGAACGACATTCCCGGTGAAGCATTATTACTGGGAGCAGCCAGCGAAATATTTGCACCCCAATTACTATAAGCAGCCTTTTTGCTCATACTAGTGGATGCAGCGATCGCCATCACATCAGGATGGACAGCAAACCCGCCTAACCACTCTGTCAGACCTTGTAAAACATTATCCGGCCAATCCTGTTCATACACAGCACCGCTAACCGGACGATTAGCATTACCCGCCGCGAATAAAATTACACAACCCTTACCATTGCGTCCTTGAGTCGCAGCCCTAGTAATAGCCGCCCGTTGCCTTAACGACAACGGAAAATACACAGCCGAAGCCCCCCAACTGCAAGAAATTACACTAGCACCCTTGTCAATTGCCCAGTTAAATATCTGCTCAATCGATTCATCATCCAAAAACCCAGTACTACGGATAGGCATCAGCGCACAACCAGGCGCAACCCCAACAATTCCTGTACCATTTTCTTCCGCAATTGCTAACCCAGCGCAGGCAGTACCATGACTGGTTTCTTGTTCTCCTGGCAAAGGTAAAAAATCATTTTCCCGCAAATCTCTAGGAGCAACAATCTTGCCACTACCTTGAAAATCTGAGTGGTTTAAATCAAAAGAATCATCCACCACAGCCACAATCACTGAACGCACCCCACGAGTAATATCCCAAGCTTGTTCTACAGCGATATGGGAACCCAAAACTAACTCATCACCACCATTATGATTGAGATACCATTGCTGTTTGTAGAGCTTATCACTAGGTTGATAATGAGTTTCACTCTGAATTATCACATTAGGTTCAGCCACTAATACTTCTTTCATGGCCTGCAACTGATTAGCAATTTTAATGGGATTTTCTGTGGCTTGTTTACTCACCAGAAACACAAAAGCATTAGATATTCCCAAAATTGGTTTGTCTTGGACTAGGTTGAACGTAGAAGCAATGAGATTAATTTTCGCCGCATCCACTCCAGAGGCAAACTGAATGGTGATTTGCTCATTTAAATATACAAAAGTCTCTGGATTATCCTTAACCGTGTAAATATGACTAGCAAAAGCCACATTTTTATCAGCACGGGCTTGATTAATCGCTGTCTCTAACTGTGCTGGTGCCACCTGAAACACTTGCAATCGTGCTTGAGAAATACTACGCTGCCAAATACCCCAACTAACCTGAGATAATTGTTCTACAGGAAAATCGGTAACTAAACGGATGGTGAAGCGGTCTAAAGCTTTTTCTAAGATCAATTCTTCACCACCTCGTTGCAGAACTAATCCCAAGCTACTTGTTGGTACACCTGTAGTTGGCTCAGAGGAGTTTTGGCGTTGATGCAGTCTACCGTAGTTATCGTTCATAAAGGCGATTGTGGTTAATGCACGGGCGATGGGAACTCAGTTAAACCGATTTTCTGTCTAAATCAAGGAAACTGTATACTTAGCTCCACTTTGTCAAAAACGCAAACAGAGTTAAGATACCCGAAGTTTCCCTAGATTGATCTGTTTCTTAATAGTTGTTGCACAAATTGACCCCATGAACTTCGCGGCCCCTGCTTCTGTAATTCGTTTGACATCTCTCTCGGTAGTAGTAGCCCTTGGTCTACTTGCACCTGTCAACGCTCAAAATCAAGCCCAGCCCATCGATCCTAATAGCCCTAATAACCTACGTCCCACAGCCCAAAATAACAGCCTGTTGAGCATTGAGGGTGGAGAACGGTTAATGAAAGAGGCAGAGCAAGCCGTCGCTTCTCAAAATTACGCCCAAGCAGCTAAAAAACTGCAAGAAGCACGTCAGATATACAATCAGCTATCAAATTTTTATCAACAGCTAAACTCTAGCTTTTCCGGTATTGATAACAGAGTTTCTGATTCTCAACGTCAAAAAGCCCTATTAACAGCCCAAAAGCGCGACGAAGCTACATATCAGTTAGCCTTGGTACATCGCGCTCAAAACCAACCAGAATTAGCTGTACCCTTGTTGGTGCAAATTATCCAGAGTCAAAACCCTACACGAGAACTAGGCAAGAAAGCTTACCAGCAATTGTTAGAGTTAGGTTTTGTCGATGCTCCCTATCCTAGACAAGGCGGTAGCAGTTCTTCATCTTCTTCGCCTAAGAAGTAAAGGGGGTAATGGGTAATGGGTAATGGGTAATGGGTAATGGGTAAGAATTTACTCTCAATTACCAATTACCAATTACCACTATCACAGACTCCATCTACATAACCAGCAACTTGGGTTAATAATAGAAAAGTAAGTTTTTTTGGGAATTGCGATGATCAGTCCGCAGCAGGTTGAGGCAATGATCAAGGTGGCATTGCCAGATGCCGAAGTTCAGGTGCAAGACTTGACTGGTGGCGGTGACCACTATCAGGTGACAGTAGTCTCATCGCAGTTTGCAGGTAAGAGACTTGTGCAGCAGCACCAGTTGGTTTATGGCGCATTGCAACAGGCTATGTCAACTGAAGCTATTCACGCCTTGGCATTGAAAACACAGACTCCCGAAACTAGTCAATAGTCCAGAGTCAGTCAAACGATTAATTAGCTATTGCCGATAGACTAATGATTATTGAGGCAAAACTAGGAAACAGAAAAAACTATGACACCAGAAGCTCAAGAGAAAATTGATAGTTTAATCACACAAAATAAAATTATGGTTTTCATGAAGGGAACCAAATTAATGCCCCAATGTGGTTTCTCTAACAACGTTGTCCAGATTCTCAATACCTTGGGTGTTCCTTTTGAAACTGTCAATGTTTTAGAAGACCAAGAAATTCGGCAAGGGATTAAAGAATATTCCAACTGGCCGACAATTCCTCAAGTGTATGTTAACGGTGAATTTATCGGTGGTTCCGATATCTTGATCGAACTTTACCAAAAAGGTGAGTTACAGCAATTGGTGGAAGTAGCGTTAGCTTCTTGATGAAAAAGGGTTAGAGGCTAGGGACTAGGGACTACAGGCTAGAAAAAAGTAAGTCTCATCCCAGCCCCTAATCCCCCCAATCCCCAATCTCTATTTCCGCATTTGACTGACCAAGTGAGTAATTTCTGGCAAGATGAGCTTTTCCATGCCTAAGCGCACAGCATTGCTAGAACCTGGGAGAGAGAAGATGAGCTTATTTTGATAAATGCCGGCAACAGCGCGAGAGGCGATCGCTCGTGAACCAATTTCTTGATAACTTAGAAATCGGAATAATTCGCCAAATCCGGGTAGGCTCTTTTCTAATAATTTTTCAATAGCATCATAAGTGGTATCCCTGGGGGCAATACCTGTACCACCGTTAAAAATTATTACATCTACATTGACGCTTTGACCAAATGATTCTATCTCTGCTTGAATCTGCGCTGGTTCATCTGGGATAATTTTGTATGCGCCTACAATGTGGCGACTACCAAGTAATAATTCTTGGATTAAATGACCACTCTTGTCAGTTTCCAGGGTACGTGTATCGCTGACAGTAACAATCGCACAAGTTACTGTAATTCCCGGTACATCTGGATGGGGTTGTTTTTTCATACAGCTTGTCAGTTGTTAATTGTCAGTGGTCAGTTCTTGTTTGTGCTATTGACTACTGACCAATGACTCTTGACTAATTTAAGATTTACTAAACCCTAAATCATTCTCTTGAGCATAACGTTCCATAAAGCGGATGAAGCGATCCCATTCGTCACTGGATTTCATGAGATACAGTGCTTCCAATGCTTCGGGTCTACCATTGATGAATTTAGCTTTCACTTCGCGGGTGATTATTTCCCCTTCTTCGTCAATTAAATACATTCCTGTAATATCGTCTGTACTACCTTGATCAAGAATTTTGGGATTTGTAAAAATAAACGTTGCTGTGCCACTGTCGCCACTGCGCGATCGCGTCAAACGCACTTCTGGAATTACTTCTTCGTCGAGTCCCCTAGAAAACTGAATCTTTGCCATGATGAATGACTTTAAAGTTTTGTGATCGTTAGTTTAATATTCTCTCATCATTTATTACTCTCTGACGTGGGGATCGAGGATTGGCAAAGCTACACAAACCCGTCGGCGTTGCAGAACAGGGGGATGAATTTAGGCAAGCAGGGGAGGCAAGGGGGTGCAGGGGAAGCAGGGGGGGGAAATTTTATAACTTGCTATCAGCAACGCCACCCAGTCTGCCTCCCCAGACCTCTCACATCTGGGTAGGTTGAGAAACAGTAGAGACGTTGCATTGCAACGTCTCTACATAATTCATGTGTATCATGATTAACGTGAAATGGTATAAATCCCCGTCACAAAACATAATTACATAGGTGCAAGCCTTCCCGTAGGGTATCACGTAGCTTGCTTCTCGCATGAAAGCAAGTATTACTTAGGCGCAAGCCTTCCCGTAGGGTATTACGAATTACGAATTATTTTAATAATTAGGCTTTGCCGGAAATACTTGATTTAAATCAACAGACAAATGAGGAAAACAAGGTAAAGCTATCAACTGATTAGGCAAGACAATTCGCTTATTTGCATAACCATACTTTCCTTGACTATCTTGATAAGGCTCACCATAACATTCTAAATAGTTATCAAACAAATTGAATATCCAATAATCAGAAATACCTGCTTGAGCATAAAGTGGAATTTTGATATCTTGATCATAAGTTAGGGAAGAGTCTGCAATTTCCATCACCAGCAATACATCAGCCGGACTGGGATGAGCTGATAGATAATCATCACTGCGGTTTTTAATAATAGCAAAATCCGGTTCTGGTTCGCTGTTGGGTGGTATGGTAATTGGCGCTTGAGATTGTAAAGTAGCCCTATCTCTGATAATTCCGGGGAGTTCCTTCAACAATTTTCGTAAACAAGTCGCATGGGCTGTACCCTTAGATGCCATTTGTATCAGTTCCCCGTTAATTAATTCAATGTGGTCATCTTCGTGGAAAAAGCCCAAATCCGTAAGTTTGCGGTATTCTTCTAGTGAGAAGCGTTTAGCTTGAGTGAGACTCATAGATTTTCCTCATTTAAGACTATTTTTGAGCGATCGCACTATATAAAATCCCCAATATTTTTTTTATATCTTTAATATAATATTCACTCAAGTCAATGCTAACAACGTTACCATCTAGCTTGATAAATTGCCAAATTGTCCCAATAGTCACAGCACCATAAATTGTTTTGCTCTGATTGCCACTTTTGTCATTAAAAATTTGATCTGCCACCATTTCTGCAATACATTGTGCTAAACCAGAACGCAAATTTTCATTTTTACTCTCTACGAAAACCATGATCGGAATACAGATGAGTAATTGCTCTGAAGAAAGGCTCAAGATAAAATCACAAAATCCATTTAATCCCCGTTGAGCATCAACAGTAAAATCGACTCCAGAACACAAACTAATTTTATAATTATATTTGCGGCGAATCTCCAGTAAAATCGGACTGATAATCATTTCACTGCGAGCTTTTTCCGAACTAATGGCGACCGCTAAATCTACATTTTCTTGTAATATAGTAGATAATAAATCACTACATTCTTGTTCTGGCACATGAGCAAATAATCCAGAAGCTTCGTGGATAACTAAACCAAAAGAGTCAATAACTTCACTTAGTTTAAAGTCACTGTAAGCCATAAATAATTATTCTCATACCTGATGCAGTTGTACATTGTCTATGGCAACCGACATCTGAGGATGTACTATAACTTTATTCTAAATGTGCCAGAAATTGATATGCTAAAAGCCGAGACTAAAGCAGTGTAGCTGTTCCTCTTGCCTTCTCTCTATTTGCAAATCCATGCCTGCGCCTACCCTAAATCCCACAATCACTAGCTTTCCCTTGACAGCCGTAGTCGGTCAAGAAGCGATTAAATTAGCCTTACTGTTAGCAGCAGTCGATCCTGGTTTGGGAGGAGTAGCGATCGCAGGTCGTCGCGGTACGGCAAAATCTGTGATGGCGCGTGCTATCCACGCTCTCTTACCACCAATTGAAGTTGTTCAAGGTTCCATCAGCAATTGCGATCCCAGTCGTCCAGAAGAATGGGATGACCAATTGTCTGGAGATGTGGCAGACAACGTTGATCATATCCCGACAGAAATCATTCCCGCACCCTTCGTGCAAATCCCCTTGGGTATCACCGAAGATAGGCTCCTGGGTTCTGTAGATGTGGAACAATCAGTTAAACAGGGAGACACAATATTTCAGCCAGGGTTACTCGCCACAGCTAACCGGGGTGTGCTGTATGTGGATGAAATTAATTTATTAGATGAGCAAATCTCTAATCAGTTATTAACAGTCCTCTCAGAAGGACGCAACCAAATCGAACGTGAGGGGATTAGTTTCCAGCATCCTTGCAAATCCCTGTTTATCGCCACCTATAACCCAGAAGAAGGAGCATTACGAGAGCATTTACTAGATCGAATTGCGATCGCTCTTTCAGCTGACGGTGTTCTCGGTCTAGATCAAAGAGTAGCAGCAGTTGAGGTGGCGATCGCCTATTCCACATCGCCGCAAGAATTTCTCCAGCAGTACAGCGAAGATTTAGATTCCCTGAAAACCCAAATTATTCTGGCGCGGGAATGGTTAAAAGAAGTCACCATCACCCATGAACAAATTGCTTACTTAGTCGATGAAGCCATTCGCGGTGGCGTGCAAGGACATCGGGCTGAATTGTTTGCAGTCCGTGTGGCTAAAGCCGCAGCCGCTTTAGATGGACGCACAACCGTAAATGCCGATGATTTACGTCGGGCTGTGGAGTTGGTAATTGTCCCACGGGCAACCATTGTGCAAACACCACCACCAGACCAACCCCCACCACCACCGCCACCACCACCCCAAAATCAAGACGAGTCAGAGGAAGATCAACAAGAAGAAGAGGAAGATAACGAAGATAAACCAGAGGAACAAGAAGAACAAGAACCACCCAGCATTCCCGAAGAATTTATCTTTGACCCAGAAGGGGTAATACTCGATAACAGCGTCATGTATTTTGCCCAGATGGCAAAACGCCAAGGTAAATCCGGTAGTCGTAGTATTATTTTCTCTGATGACCGGGGACGTTATATTAAACCCATGTTGCCCAAGGGGAAAGTCCGCCGCATCGCCGTAGATGCTACCCTGAGAGCCGCAGCCCCCTATCAAAAAGCTCGGCGCGAAAGAAACCCTGATAAAAAAGTCATTGTTGAACAAGGAGACATTCGCTCCAAGCGCTTGGTACGTAAAGCCGGAGCCTTAATTGTATTTGTGGTAGATGCTTCTGGTTCGATGGCTTTAAACCGGATGCAATCAGCCAAAGGTGCAGTCATGCAGCTACTAACTGAAGCTTATCAAAACCGCGACCAAGTAGCCTTAATTCCTTTTCGGGGAGAACAGGCTGAGGTGTTGTTACCCCCGACTCGTTCGATTGCTTTAGCGCGGAACCGTTTGGAAAGATTACCCTGTGGTGGTGGTTCACCTCTAGCTCATGGTTTAACTCAAGCTGTGCGTGTCGGTGTTAATGCGCAAATGGGGGGAGATGTTGGACAAGTCGTCATTGTTGCTATCACCGATGGCCGAGGGAATATTCCTTTATCACGCTCCTTGGGTGAACCCCAAGAACCAGGAGAAAAACCAGATATCAAAGCCGAATTGCTAGATATCGCGGCGAGGATTCGCGCCCTGGGAATGCAACTATTAGTGATTGATACCGAAAGTAAATTTGTCTCCACTGGCTTTGCTAAAGAACTAGCAAAAACATCGGGAGGTAAATATTATCATTTGCCCAAAGCCACCGATAAAGCCATTGCTGCCATGACTAAGGGAGCGATCGCTGATCTAAAATCTAGGTAGTTAGCCCATCCTACACATTTAACACCTATGGTTCAGTCTTCTAATCAACGGCTCACCTTGGAAGAATTTCTCGCACTTCCCGAAGGTGACATTACATACGAATTTGTCAACGGTGAAGCTGTCCCCAAATACAAAGACGATGAAATGTCACCAAAGTTTTTTCATAGCTCGACTACTGGTGCTTTACTTATACTATTGTCTGCATGGGCGCAAGACAAAGGCCGGGTTGTCACTGAATGGGCAATCAAACTAACACGTAATCACCAAGATTGGATGCCAATACCTGATTTGACTTATGTTTCTCATCACCGTCTTGCTGCTAATTGGTTGCAAGATGAAGCTTGTCCGGTTGCACCCGAATTAGTGATAGAAATTATTTCACCGGGACAAACTTTTGGAGAGATGACGGAAAAAGCTACAGATTACCTCAAAGCTGGTGTATCTCGTGTTTGGGTAGTCGATACGAAAGCTAGAACTATCACTGTATTTGCTTCGTCTTCTTTCCCCATTACCTACCGAGATCAGCAAGTAATTACTGATGATTTGTTACCAGAATTAGATATTACCCCTAACGCCATCTTTCAACGAGCAGGCTTAAATCCTTGAAATCTGAGGGATGTTAAGGCCCTGTTACCACTGCTGGCGGTTGTAAATAGCAAATTAAATCTTGAATTCCCTTTTGCAGATATCTGGTAACTGTCATGGGACTAGTGCCAATATTTTTAGCCGCATCTTTCCGAGACAGTTCTTTTAAAAATACCATTTCTACAGCTTGTCGGGGTTTGTCTTCTAATAAACTAATAGCCCCTTGCAATTGTTGCCGTTCTTCATCTAACTGTTGCTGAGTTGTCGAACGGGGACAAGGAAGTGCTTCACCCAAAGTAATTTGGCAATCAACATAGTGAACTGCGGTAGCATCTAAACTTAAAGGCATCCGATTTTGTGCTGCTAGTTTAGTTTCTTGCCATTCTTGTACAGATACTTTTAATCTTTTAGCAATTTCCATATCTTTCGGTGGACGACCTAAAGAAATTGCTAACTCTTTACGAACTTTTTGCCCTTCGTTATATAATTCTTGCCAACGACGGGGAATTTTTAATAGAGTACTGCGATCGCGTAAAAAATGCAGCATCTCGCCGCGAATATATGGCACAGCAAAGGAACTAAAAGCATATCCTTGACTGGGATCAAAGCGTTCTATAGCTCTGATTAAACCAAAATAACCAATTTGTTCTAAATCCTCATAAGGTTCATTACATTGATGACTAAATTTATGAGCCATCTTTCTTACTAAACCAGTATGTAAATGAACTAGTCGATTACGAAGTCTAATAGAAGGATTTTGGTGGTATAAGCGTAATAACTCCATACCATCAGTTTGCATAGAGGACTCACTTGCTGCCATATAAAAATTCCTTTGTGGTAACTCCTTTTTTTGCCAAAATGGAGTTGCGTATTAAGTTCTTAAGCTGTCATTATTTTCCTTAGTCAAGCCTGAATAAACCATCGTCGTTTCACTGAACTTGTTAGAGGATTGACTTTAGTATTCAGTATTTGTACGCATGATTTGCAGATGCTTTCTTTAACAGGCTTTTTTATTTTTTCAACAAAAAATACTTTATGTATGGTCTTGATTTTTGCCAATAAACTCAACTTTTTCTGCTGGAAAATACATACATAAGTTGGGCAATCAGTAATAAGTAATAGCTAAGAAGGTGCTTTTATTTGTACTGAGTTTTTCTAAAAATCAAGCACTAGTCCTATGACAGGTAGGAGGAAACTACCCTCTAGCTTTCTTGATAACTACTGTTTTTGAGCGCAAACGGTATTTTAACCATTTGTTCTGTTTGACTTATTTTTTTCTTAATCTTCAAATTTCAATATCTTATTTGCTAGCCAAGTTCTCTGATAGTGTTCCCGTCAAAGTCTCCATTGGGAATTTAGGTAATCCATACCTCTAGTTAGAGTGACATTGCTTCAGCAGCTGATGACTACAAACTTCAGAAACCGAGGATGGTATATCTACTCCCAAGCCACTTAACAGAGAGAACTTAAATAGCAGCAACACTCAAAACCCAG
Coding sequences within it:
- a CDS encoding rod shape-determining protein; translated protein: MGIDLGTANTLVYVSGKGIVLQEPSVVAIDQNEKVALAVGEEAKKMLGRTPGNVIALRPLRDGVIADFDTAELMLKSFIQRVNDGKSLILPRIVIGIPSGVTGVERRAVMDAAAQAGAREVYLIDEPVAAAIGAGLPVAEPTGNMIIDIGGGTTEVAVLSLQGTVISESVRIAGDELTESIIMYMKKVHNLVIGERTAEDIKIRIGSAYPTHDDDDAMMEVRGLHLLSGLPRTVNLKGPEIRESMLEPLSVIIEAVKRTLERTPPELAADIIDRGIMLAGGGALLKGIDTLISHETGIVTHIAADPLSCVVLGTGRVLENFKQLERVFSGRSRNM
- a CDS encoding single-stranded DNA-binding protein, producing MSINIVTLVGRVGTDPDIKYFESGSVKCRLTLAVKRRSRNSDEPDWFTLELWDKTAEIAGNYVRKGSLIGIKGSLKFDSWSDRQTGANRSTPIIRVDQLELLGSKQDRDGGGGDFAPENF
- a CDS encoding SIMPL domain-containing protein, with protein sequence MVRTALFGSRLSAGNFWQSLPLVLLVCVTFVQPGLAQEKEKLWRTLTVNGRGVESIPTTLSEVSLGVEIQGKTAQEVQQEAARKSSAVVALLKSRNVEKLQTTGVRLNPVYSYTNNVQRITGYAANNTVSFRVATEQAGTLLDESVKAGATQINSISFVASDEAIASAKQQALKEATQDAQQQANAVFNTLGLKPKEVVSIQIGGATPPPPPVLYRAEVAKLGNADASTPIVGGEQQVEASVTLQISY
- a CDS encoding S8 family serine peptidase → MNDNYGRLHQRQNSSEPTTGVPTSSLGLVLQRGGEELILEKALDRFTIRLVTDFPVEQLSQVSWGIWQRSISQARLQVFQVAPAQLETAINQARADKNVAFASHIYTVKDNPETFVYLNEQITIQFASGVDAAKINLIASTFNLVQDKPILGISNAFVFLVSKQATENPIKIANQLQAMKEVLVAEPNVIIQSETHYQPSDKLYKQQWYLNHNGGDELVLGSHIAVEQAWDITRGVRSVIVAVVDDSFDLNHSDFQGSGKIVAPRDLRENDFLPLPGEQETSHGTACAGLAIAEENGTGIVGVAPGCALMPIRSTGFLDDESIEQIFNWAIDKGASVISCSWGASAVYFPLSLRQRAAITRAATQGRNGKGCVILFAAGNANRPVSGAVYEQDWPDNVLQGLTEWLGGFAVHPDVMAIAASTSMSKKAAYSNWGANISLAAPSNNASPGMSFPEKGFLYTQPTIATSLKGLGMLTTDIVGAAGYTPGNFTSNFGGTSSATPVVAGVAALVLSANPDLTAQQVKRILETTADKIVDPEPDPQLGLQAGKYDENGHSQWFGYGKVNAARAVQAALQQRATALGASKQVKFSNSNQIQIPDNNRQGIKSAIAVTDASAVKDIQITVNLTHDFLGDVEIYLIAPNNQQVLLQNRTLGNRKELKANYSVRSHPILKQLLSQSAKGNWQLWIIDYAPQDVGQLNSWELSLGI
- a CDS encoding BolA family protein, producing MISPQQVEAMIKVALPDAEVQVQDLTGGGDHYQVTVVSSQFAGKRLVQQHQLVYGALQQAMSTEAIHALALKTQTPETSQ
- the grxD gene encoding Grx4 family monothiol glutaredoxin; translated protein: MTPEAQEKIDSLITQNKIMVFMKGTKLMPQCGFSNNVVQILNTLGVPFETVNVLEDQEIRQGIKEYSNWPTIPQVYVNGEFIGGSDILIELYQKGELQQLVEVALAS
- a CDS encoding molybdenum cofactor biosynthesis protein B is translated as MKKQPHPDVPGITVTCAIVTVSDTRTLETDKSGHLIQELLLGSRHIVGAYKIIPDEPAQIQAEIESFGQSVNVDVIIFNGGTGIAPRDTTYDAIEKLLEKSLPGFGELFRFLSYQEIGSRAIASRAVAGIYQNKLIFSLPGSSNAVRLGMEKLILPEITHLVSQMRK
- the psb28 gene encoding photosystem II reaction center protein Psb28, which encodes MAKIQFSRGLDEEVIPEVRLTRSRSGDSGTATFIFTNPKILDQGSTDDITGMYLIDEEGEIITREVKAKFINGRPEALEALYLMKSSDEWDRFIRFMERYAQENDLGFSKS